One Sesamum indicum cultivar Zhongzhi No. 13 linkage group LG14, S_indicum_v1.0, whole genome shotgun sequence genomic window, TTGATGTCCCATAATTATAAGGTTATCGTTTGAATCCCACCAACATATGTGTGCTACCatgttttaataatagttattagttagatacaaatatttaatattgattatcgagatgtttatattattatagttgaaattttatgatataattataatcaatgatctaaaaaaaaataggtgagAGAATTTGACAGCTTCTTCAAAAtgtatttcttgaatttttttttaattgaccTTCATTTGGAAGTAGTAAAAAGAAACATAGCACCAAACAAGAGAATCTTGCAACATGCtcttattatcttaattatttattacaattaatggttacatataaataaggaataattacatcccattttcataaaatttgatgtaattatatataaatttcttatgatttaaaaaatcacatttagTATTCATGACGTTTgatttcgtctaacaaataaactctttcattagtcaaaacACATCAAATTTGCTAGTGTTCAGCAAAAAACGTTGAATGAACATATTCACtcctaattgacttattgcatgttaaacaattttttactTGGCAATACTACATATAAGGGTAAAAGTATACCTCCTTACATGTATTAGCGTATGAAGTTATCTAATTtcgttagaaaaaaaatttctctaaTATGTAGTAAGTTATTAACCAGTCAATTGGGAGTAAAcgtgaattttcattcatttttttgttaatattaacaaatttaataaatttagactaacaaaaaaattatttgttaaacaaaaaaaaacatcaaaactactaaatttaattatttaaacaatatataatttacgtgttattacatcaaattttaagaaaaaaactgCACAATACCCCCTACAAACAATGATGTAAGAAAACAAGTGGTCTTGTGGGAAGGTCAActaatgataaataataatgatgggCACTCTATTACTCATTCCAGCTAATGTCACCATCTGTTGCTTCAAAGCAATGAAACATCCAGAAATTCTTAGCAAGAATTCATAAATGTAGGACAAACTCAAATAGCCTGAAACTCTTATCATCATCATTCTATTTTATTCAACAACAaagacaaatttaaattatttccatttcatttattaatttattgggtAAATAGTAcacaatataaatatgtatgtcTATGTATTGATCTAccttctttatttatttattttttttaacaaaaaccaTCTAAAGGTGGGGAGCTTTTCAGAGTCTCcaatcattttatattaaaatgcacataataattatagcGGGGAGAGCTACTTATTTATGACTACTTAAAACACTTTTTTTAACTTGGATTTAAACCTAAtacactttcttttttattatacaaatGGAAAGTAGAGATGGGACCCATAGAGCTTGTCAAATAAGATTGTATCTATGTTATGTGTGTCGGTCAAGATTCCTGCAATCAATCTAAAGTATCAACGCACATATTAAAGTGTATGTTTAGCCCTACCGGGCACAATTGACAAGAAGGAAGATCTTTACTCAAATCTGTTCAGTCCGAAGCAAACCAACTACAGATACAATTATGAtatgattggtcacttttttaaattgtatatcaatcatacgacaattatattacacttgtcatataattaattcaagtttAAGCAAAACCCAgtttaaactaaattttttcttaatagaAACTTGAACCCACATTATAAATATGGGAGTGTTCAATTTTACCCAATAAACCAGAACGATGGTTGGCTAGTTGTGACATATTAGGGACatctgataaaattaaaacgatACAGAGAAGATTAATACAATGTATGTATAACGATAACACGCATAAATTGAGAAATAGCCGTAACATATTGATAAATGTTGACTTGTGGGCTCATTCAAAGTCTACGTTAGTTACAACTATGCTTTCCTCACGTAGTCCTTTGGTTTCAGACTTTTTCTAggatagataaaaaaaaacatatgatCACTTTTTATGTGTGAAATTGGTTTACTAATGTAcgaaacatatatatatatatatattatatttccccctacaaaacatacaaaaaactatttaaaatttcaaaattattcgtaaaatattctaaaCTTCTGAAAAGATATACATTAATGTGTTTGAGTTTATATGGGTAATTCATATTACaagaattttgtatttttaattctcattttgaagtatattttatgaaatatttatggatttcaagattttttctctaaattatttgaaattattttgttaaatatttttctaaatttattttgtcatccCAAAGCtgaaagtataatattttaagtatgCAAAAATTTTTAGCtcgaattaaatttgatcacacttcttttataatatataagtaaggtaaattataacgagttccattgaaatttattataattataaatacttctcattatttaatgttgtttgaaaaattataaatactcaccAACATTAATAATTGTCtagtaattatccctataaagGGCTATTATAGTGGTATTTGTTGgacgattattaattttaaaatattatttattattttttaaataacaagtGATACTTGTAATTGcgaaaaatattatgagaggttgtaatttaccctaataagCGGCTAAGTATATAAAGTTTGTGTATTATAGAGaataagtgaaaataaaagggCTGAAACATAAATATTAGTGGATGCAGAAGTACGATGAACAATTGAAAGGGGTGACCAACTACATAAAATGGAACTAGAAGGactaaaacataaatattaagaaatagcAGCAGTGgatagagaaaataagaattaaatattaggaGGAAGTGGGTCCCATTCCACAAGTTAATTACTACTATTCCAATTTAACCCTAAATCCTAATCCACTAAAAACTAAGATTATAGAAATTCCCCCCAccacttctctctctctctctctctctcagaaAAAGGCTTCATTCTCTGCCATCATCACTGCTTGTCTCACTCTCTCATTACTACTTTCTGAagctttttactttttcacaAGCATTCCCTGAAAAAGGAAATAGTAAAAGCCTAGGTTCCGACTTTTGCTCCATTAACCATTAATTACACGAATTTTCTTCTGCATTTTTAGCTCTTAGTTCTTGAGCCCTTTACTCTCAGTTGTGTTTCTATGTGTTGAAACTTTTTTGCTTTCGTAACTTGGTAGATTCTTGTGGCTCTTGGTTTTTATCTGGGATTTTGGTGGGAATATCTTTTTGGGGGGATATTGGAGGTCAGAAAAGCGAGAATGCTGTGAGTTTGTTTTGCGGTTTGCTTTTTGGAAGACGTAGATGTGAAGCAATTTCTACTGTTTTTCTAGTTTCAGTTCTTACTGATTTCCCGGAGTACATGGATGAATCCTAGCTTAACTGCTTGGAGAAGGGATATTctggatctttctttcttgtagTTTTATGCCACTTGCTTTCGCAGACTCATTGTGATTGATTGTTGTGCCGGAAAATAAGGGAGTTTTTGCAGATTGAAGAGTTGCTTCATTAATCATGGAGTGGTTTGGTCGTGCAGTCTTACCTCGTCGCAGGTGAAAATTTGTCCAGCTCAGCTCGAAGCCATTTTTAGCTGGCCTTTCGGGAATATGGAAGAAATCCGGAGTTTTGCTGTATGGAATCCGATCTCTGTTGTAAATTTGACTGTTTTTTAGTGAGCATTTTGAGGGGTTATTTGGTGATGGAGGACATTGGGTTGTTCAATCAAGGATTGAAATGGTTGAAATCGAAGGACTGTTATTCTGTAGCAAGGAATACTACGAGATGTTTAAGGGACAAGATCGGAGTCTTTATGGAGCGGCATTGGCCGATGGTGTGTTGTGGGTGTGCAAGATGTGGGAGAGGTCTACTGTTCTTGTTGATTTATTGGAAAAACTGTTTTCTTACAGGCTTCCGCTCATTTATTGGCCTTGGCCCAGCAGCTCTGCTTGTCATTATGTGGAGTTGCTTCTTAAGCTTGACATCAATGTCATGTCTTCTATATGTGCTTCTTAGTATGGTAAGCTTCCTATCCTTACCACTGTCTACAGTGTCTACTATTTGTTTATGTGTTGCTTAACTTATGTTGTTCATTCCTTCCTCATCTAATGTAGAACTCCAGGATTTTATGTTGTACACCACTGCTTCAGTACTTCATTCTTGTTGTTTGATGCTTTGATCTGATAGTATTAAAGTCGAAGAACTAGTAACGAGTTATGCCAAACAATCTGAGTGATATTATTGATGCAGTTTAGGGTTATAAACACTAAGATGGTCTCGTTTTAGAGTTATTGTCTGCACAGTCGTAATGGGACCCACGTCGAATAACTAACCTTCTAATACTTTTTTCATTGCTTTGTTAAATATGGAATCTTCATCTATACGGATTATCAGCACGAAGAAAGTTATATCGATGTTTGCTTTTTTGCCTTATTATCTGCTGTCTGCATTTTTACTGTGTCGGACTTCAAGGATGCTATGTGTTCTCAAGAAGTGGCTTATCCTTTTTTCAGATTATGTGGCATTGATTCAGGATTATAACTTCATATGATCATCTTTTAGATGTTAACAGGTTGCTCACGTGTCTGTTCACTTGTTCTTGACTCTTGATTATCACTTATTTTACTGTAAAGAGGTGGAATCTAATGGAACTGGAAATTTATTCCCattaattccataatttcAATCAGAAAGATAATGAATAAGGAAATCCTTTGAGGCTGTATCCTTAACCAATTGctgataatttactaattgtTGCAAATGTGTCTTCAGGGTGCAGCTGGCGTTGCTGTTCAGTATTTAGGCTACACTCCTGGACTTTTTATTGTGGGACTGTTTGCCATTCTGATTTTATGGATGTATGCTAACTTTTGGATAACCGGTACCTTGTTCATAGTCGGTGGTAAGTCCTGGGTTGCTTCATCCATTTTGGACTCAATTTTTGGTGTTGATGGATTTTTACTTATCTTTCTCAGTGTTATCTACTCCATTTCTGCATTCTTCCCACTTGTAGTTTATACCCTTTTGGTTTCAGAAACTAATAGTGTGATAATTCAAtagttttttgaatttgagttAATAATCTTCTAGGAGATCCACATGTTCGCTCGGAACCTCGAACTGAGCTCTCctagttattaaatttaagataCAACACTGTTCATTTGTCGATTTCTTTGAGTGGTGACCTGCTTCTCAATTTGTCAGTGGTAGAAAATTTTCTgagatttttatttcttgatgaTGCTCCTATTCCAATGTGATCTAGTGTGATTACTAGGCCATCAAGCAATACGGAAGCTCCCCTTGAATTTCCTTATTAACTTGCAACATCTATTGTTAAAGTGAGTGTGTGGCTTTTGACAAACAAGCTTTCCTTTCTTATATCTCTGTTTATGCCTAGCCTTTTATTGAACCTGTTGATACTAGCATAATTTTTGGAATGCAGGTTATCTATTTTCCTTAAATCATGCACGACTGGTGGTCTTAATGGCAACCTTATACGCCATGTACTGTGTCAAAGTTCGTGTAGGATGGTTTGGTGTTTTTCTCTCAATTAACCTTGCCTTCCTGTCCAATGATACATTAAACTATTTGATGAAATGGTGTGATAATTGGAGCGAAAATACTCACACTGAGGAGCATAAAGAATCTGAGTCATTTTTAGGAGATGATTTCTCCACTGAGAGTGAATATTCCACGCCTgcggaagaagaagagaagttGCCCTCATGTAAATCAGCCAGCAAACCTGCCAGCACGTCATCTTTTGTTGAAAAACCGAAAGAATCTGTTGCTAAACAAGTGGTAAAAGAAGATGTAAATTCCATGAGTGAGATCAAGAGAATTTTAAATAGCAGCGACCATTATGAAGCACTTGGCTTTCCACGTCAAAAGAAGATCGATTTCATGCTATTGAAGAAGGAGTATCATAAAAAGGTGTGCCAATCAGATACCTGCACTTGCAAACAATTTATCTTTGCTTATCTTATATTCATATTGGCTGTCAATTTAGTCTTTGCATCCATTGTAAACCATGTTTAAGTAGGGATTTATtcgattattttttgttctaagGTAGGAAATATccacgatttttttttcagtataTGCAACATTCTGTTTTTCTTGTCTGCATGCCCAGTTGATTTCTAGTCGGTGCCAGGCTGCAGCCGAAACGCTTCAAAAATCTAGTAATACACTAATTACCCAATGTCTCTACTTTTTAAGGGGAAGggcattt contains:
- the LOC105176538 gene encoding uncharacterized protein LOC105176538, whose protein sequence is MESDLCCKFDCFLVSILRGYLVMEDIGLFNQGLKWLKSKDCYSVARNTTRCLRDKIGVFMERHWPMVCCGCARCGRGLLFLLIYWKNCFLTGFRSFIGLGPAALLVIMWSCFLSLTSMSCLLYVLLSMGAAGVAVQYLGYTPGLFIVGLFAILILWMYANFWITGTLFIVGGYLFSLNHARLVVLMATLYAMYCVKVRVGWFGVFLSINLAFLSNDTLNYLMKWCDNWSENTHTEEHKESESFLGDDFSTESEYSTPAEEEEKLPSCKSASKPASTSSFVEKPKESVAKQVVKEDVNSMSEIKRILNSSDHYEALGFPRQKKIDFMLLKKEYHKKAMLVHPDKNLGSPLASESFKKLQCAYEVLSDAVKKRDYDEQLRKEESKRVLQRSASTSHQSTTTFCSDESRRVQCTKCGNSHIWVCTTRTKAKARWCQDCCQYHQAKDGDGWVEYRGSLVFDRPQKMEIPRAYVCAESRIFDVSEWAICQGMACRPNTHRPSFHVNMVGLEKSPQRSNSSRYPWDLDAEMMDEEDEFDLWLQQALASGLFCEPPKRRKSWTPFKLPQKKGKKHWRRSP